A single region of the Nocardioides ochotonae genome encodes:
- a CDS encoding SDR family oxidoreductase codes for MSHRPLSVITGGTRGIGAATALRLALAGHDLVLGYREDTEAAEECRLAVEDAGAGCQLVRVDVTEPGGIDRLFARAAEHGTVTGVVNCAGATFRLATLAETPVHVIHDSVALNLSAALLCARAAVHAMGTTYGGRGGVLVNLSSVAASLGAPGEYVHYAAAKAGVEALTVGLAQEVAAEGIRVVAVAPGIIRTGIHADAGDAGRAERVGAQVPLGRAGEPAEVADAIAWLMSAEASYVTGTTLRVGGGR; via the coding sequence ATGAGCCACCGACCACTGAGCGTCATCACCGGCGGCACCCGAGGCATCGGGGCGGCCACCGCGCTGCGTCTGGCCCTCGCCGGGCACGACCTGGTGCTCGGCTACCGCGAGGACACCGAGGCCGCCGAGGAGTGCCGCCTGGCCGTCGAGGACGCCGGCGCCGGCTGCCAGCTGGTGCGCGTCGACGTCACCGAGCCCGGCGGGATCGACCGGCTCTTCGCCCGCGCCGCCGAGCACGGCACGGTCACCGGGGTGGTCAACTGCGCCGGCGCGACGTTCCGCCTCGCGACGCTGGCCGAGACCCCTGTCCATGTGATCCACGACAGCGTCGCGCTCAACCTCAGCGCGGCGCTGCTGTGCGCGCGGGCCGCCGTCCACGCGATGGGCACGACGTACGGCGGACGTGGCGGGGTCCTGGTCAACCTCAGCTCGGTGGCGGCCAGCCTCGGCGCGCCGGGGGAGTACGTCCACTACGCCGCGGCCAAGGCCGGCGTCGAGGCCCTCACCGTCGGGCTCGCCCAGGAGGTCGCCGCCGAGGGCATCCGGGTGGTCGCGGTGGCGCCGGGCATCATCCGCACCGGGATCCACGCCGACGCCGGGGACGCGGGGCGTGCCGAGCGCGTCGGTGCGCAGGTGCCGCTGGGCCGGGCCGGGGAGCCCGCGGAGGTCGCCGACGCCATCGCCTGGCTGATGAGCGCGGAGGCCTCCTACGTCACCGGCACCACGCTGCGCGTCGGCGGCGGGCGCTGA
- a CDS encoding SDR family oxidoreductase: protein MTRVAVLGGHGKTGRSVLAALEARGAIGVPLGRADWPDLAGALRGCDAAYVVAPNLHPDEPAYVAAAIEAARVARVPRIGYHSVASPYAPALPHHVGKAVAEDLVRRSGLAWTILQPGAYLQNLDLTGPVRLAYRADAPFGFAELREVGEAVATVLLEPGHEGATYELASRRTSVAELAAEAGVEVEVVGPRQWAATDGAALGEREREWLLAMFDYYDRHGLPVGTLPLAALLGRDAEATRRA, encoded by the coding sequence ATGACACGCGTCGCGGTCCTCGGGGGACACGGCAAGACCGGACGATCGGTCCTTGCCGCCCTCGAGGCCCGCGGCGCCATCGGTGTGCCGCTGGGCCGTGCCGACTGGCCCGACCTGGCCGGCGCGCTGCGCGGGTGCGACGCGGCGTACGTCGTCGCGCCCAACCTGCACCCCGACGAGCCGGCGTACGTCGCCGCGGCGATCGAGGCCGCACGGGTGGCGCGGGTGCCCCGGATCGGCTACCACTCGGTGGCCTCGCCGTACGCGCCGGCACTTCCGCACCACGTCGGCAAGGCCGTGGCCGAGGACCTGGTGCGCCGCTCCGGGCTGGCCTGGACGATCCTCCAGCCCGGCGCCTACCTGCAGAACCTCGACCTCACCGGCCCGGTGCGCCTGGCCTACCGCGCCGACGCGCCGTTCGGGTTCGCCGAGCTGCGCGAGGTCGGCGAGGCGGTCGCCACGGTGCTGCTGGAGCCCGGCCACGAGGGCGCGACCTACGAGCTCGCCTCCCGGCGTACCAGCGTCGCGGAGCTGGCCGCAGAGGCCGGCGTCGAGGTGGAGGTTGTCGGCCCGCGGCAGTGGGCCGCCACCGACGGCGCGGCCCTCGGCGAGCGCGAGCGCGAGTGGCTGCTGGCGATGTTCGACTACTACGACCGGCACGGCCTCCCGGTGGGCACGCTGCCGCTCGCCGCGCTGCTGGGCCGGGACGCGGAGGCCACCCGGCGCGCATGA
- a CDS encoding hydantoinase B/oxoprolinase family protein, giving the protein MTATPDAPVPNEGGSRRAPTQFPFGPLTADSGASADPVLVEIVQGSLAAVEMEVETAIGRTSRSPMIRDAHDFRAGIHDRLLRKLTGRSYSALVHPIARDFPIEEMREGDVFFHNDVYLSEGGIGHLPDLCVTVPVFAGPEDERRVVAFVQAFGHHDDIGGAVPGSMPSAATSVFEEGLAVPPIRLWDAGVPNRAALSIMTRNSRMPDSLAADLDAECSACLMGARRLGELFDRYGIETVESCFDAIIERTTATYRREILSKIPVGSWVWEDYAEHDGVEEPQLHTQRITLTRTAADDPEGERLIIDFDGTGPQAKGPINHCGDYSDGVFLKKWLAPILRNLADTPERMAELDVNEGIVPLIEMRFPPPGTLLTPVFPAPTNARTFVILRLLGVLAGVVAKAVDGKMPADQETIRYTGVYGDDLDGRPYLMREVLGGGSGGRYYADGEDTIHVVPDSRNLPSEFTEARFPFRVESLSLAVDSGGAGKFRGGLGYEKHIRMLKDAHFMSIADRSILACWGVKGGKAGRPFEVTIDPGGPNEREVDALADAEEIKAGEVVRIRTTGGGGWGDPLERDPELVVRDVVWRKVSEHAALGDYGVVLTGSLEDDTLSYDAAATEAERAARASEQGAEEPFFDRGPGYAHLASGAQFAAVDLV; this is encoded by the coding sequence GTGACCGCCACGCCTGACGCGCCCGTGCCGAACGAGGGCGGGAGCCGCCGCGCGCCCACCCAGTTCCCCTTCGGCCCGCTCACCGCGGACTCCGGCGCCAGCGCCGACCCGGTGCTCGTCGAGATCGTCCAGGGCTCCCTGGCCGCGGTCGAGATGGAGGTCGAGACCGCCATCGGGCGCACCTCGCGCAGCCCGATGATCCGCGACGCCCACGACTTCCGGGCCGGTATCCACGACCGCTTGCTGCGCAAGCTCACCGGACGCTCCTACTCCGCGCTCGTGCACCCGATCGCCCGGGACTTCCCGATCGAGGAGATGCGCGAGGGCGACGTCTTCTTCCACAACGACGTCTACCTCTCCGAGGGCGGCATCGGCCACCTGCCCGACCTCTGCGTCACGGTCCCGGTCTTCGCCGGTCCCGAGGACGAGCGGCGCGTGGTCGCGTTCGTGCAGGCCTTCGGCCACCACGACGACATCGGCGGCGCGGTCCCCGGCTCGATGCCGTCCGCGGCCACCAGTGTCTTCGAGGAGGGCCTCGCGGTCCCGCCGATCCGGCTGTGGGACGCCGGCGTGCCCAACCGGGCGGCGCTCAGCATCATGACCCGCAACTCCCGGATGCCGGACTCGCTGGCCGCCGACCTGGATGCCGAGTGCTCGGCGTGCCTGATGGGCGCGCGCCGCCTCGGTGAGCTCTTCGACCGCTACGGCATCGAGACCGTGGAGTCCTGCTTCGACGCGATCATCGAGCGGACCACCGCGACGTACCGCCGCGAGATCCTCTCCAAGATCCCCGTCGGCTCGTGGGTCTGGGAGGACTACGCCGAGCACGACGGCGTCGAGGAGCCGCAGCTGCACACCCAGCGGATCACGCTGACGCGCACTGCGGCCGACGACCCCGAGGGCGAGCGGCTGATCATCGACTTCGACGGCACCGGTCCGCAGGCGAAGGGCCCGATCAACCACTGCGGTGACTACAGCGACGGCGTCTTCCTCAAGAAGTGGCTGGCGCCGATCCTGCGCAACCTCGCCGACACCCCCGAGCGGATGGCCGAGCTCGACGTCAACGAGGGCATCGTGCCGCTCATCGAGATGCGCTTCCCGCCGCCGGGCACGCTGCTGACGCCGGTCTTCCCGGCGCCGACCAACGCCCGCACGTTCGTGATCCTGCGGCTGCTCGGCGTGCTGGCCGGCGTGGTCGCCAAGGCCGTCGACGGCAAGATGCCGGCCGACCAGGAGACGATCCGCTACACCGGCGTGTACGGCGACGACCTCGACGGGCGTCCCTACCTCATGCGCGAGGTGCTCGGCGGCGGCTCGGGTGGTCGCTACTACGCCGACGGCGAGGACACCATCCACGTCGTCCCGGACAGCCGCAACCTGCCCAGCGAGTTCACCGAGGCCCGCTTCCCGTTCCGGGTCGAGTCGCTGAGCCTGGCCGTGGACTCCGGCGGCGCCGGCAAGTTCCGTGGCGGCCTGGGCTATGAGAAGCACATCCGCATGCTCAAGGACGCGCACTTCATGTCCATCGCGGACCGCTCGATCCTGGCCTGCTGGGGCGTGAAGGGCGGCAAGGCGGGGCGGCCCTTCGAGGTCACCATCGACCCGGGCGGCCCGAACGAGCGCGAGGTCGACGCCCTCGCCGACGCCGAGGAGATCAAGGCCGGCGAGGTGGTCCGGATCCGGACCACCGGTGGCGGCGGCTGGGGCGACCCGCTCGAGCGCGACCCCGAGCTCGTGGTGCGCGACGTGGTGTGGCGCAAGGTCTCCGAGCACGCCGCGCTCGGCGACTACGGCGTGGTGCTCACCGGCTCGCTGGAGGACGACACACTGTCCTACGACGCCGCGGCCACCGAGGCCGAGCGCGCCGCGCGGGCGTCCGAGCAGGGTGCGGAGGAGCCGTTCTTCGACCGCGGGCCGGGCTACGCCCACCTCGCGTCCGGGGCGCAGTTCGCCGCCGTGGACCTGGTCTGA
- a CDS encoding hydantoinase/oxoprolinase family protein, giving the protein MPDATTPAQRRIRIGIDTGGTFTDVVALDEDSGDLVTTKTPSTPSNPADGFMAGIEKVLGLLGLPQGQGDAIAAVSHGTTVATNQLLEGKVDRLGFITNTGYEAMLEIARQSVPDGYGNSYFWVKPDRIVPRDLVQGVEGRLDFTGEEVRPFDTEGARRVARWFRDRGINTLGVCFLHAYANPEHEERMRQVLAEEHPDAVVSVSSEVLREYREYERAMTTLVDAAVKPRLSAYVNNIAQRLNSYAGERPVPFYVMKSNGGVLSAAEVVHQPITTVLSGPAAGALGAALIAQVAGYDKVLTSDGGGTSTDVSVVIGGEPTLTTEGSVGAFPSKIPMIDVVTVGAGGGSIAWLSPEGTLKVGPHSAGADPGPLCYGKVGPEEGAVTITDAHLVLGRIPPHLLGGEIPLDVEAARAGIEALAKELGLTPEACATGILEISAWNQANALRQVTVKRGLDVRDFALVTFGGSGSLLLCRLMDVLGIPTVLVPPNPGNVSAFGLLTVDVKNDYVQTHVRLAEALDPATVTGVYDELSGQAAVALEGEGFGPEVRSFVRTADLRYFGQAFEVRVPVPEGDLDAAALQQVADAFHAEHRALYGYDFSADPSQQVEWVNLRVSGIGPIKRPEIARHPLGDGGPVAERSRREVCFEAETGHVDTPVLWRPDLAPGTVVQGPAIIEEFGSTVPLHPGFSARVDEHLNIIVTRESN; this is encoded by the coding sequence ATGCCCGACGCGACGACCCCAGCGCAGCGCCGGATCCGGATCGGCATCGACACCGGTGGCACGTTCACCGATGTCGTGGCCCTCGACGAGGATTCCGGCGACCTGGTCACCACCAAGACCCCGTCCACCCCCAGCAACCCCGCCGACGGCTTCATGGCCGGCATCGAGAAGGTCCTCGGCCTGCTCGGACTGCCCCAGGGCCAGGGCGACGCCATCGCGGCCGTCAGCCACGGCACCACCGTCGCCACCAACCAGCTCCTCGAGGGCAAGGTCGACCGGCTCGGCTTCATCACCAACACCGGCTACGAGGCGATGCTCGAGATCGCCCGCCAGTCCGTGCCCGACGGCTACGGCAACTCCTACTTCTGGGTCAAGCCCGACCGCATCGTGCCCCGGGACCTGGTCCAGGGCGTCGAGGGTCGTCTCGACTTCACCGGCGAGGAGGTGCGCCCCTTCGACACCGAGGGCGCGCGCCGCGTGGCCCGCTGGTTCCGCGACCGCGGCATCAACACCCTCGGCGTGTGCTTCCTGCACGCCTACGCCAACCCCGAGCACGAGGAGCGCATGCGCCAGGTGCTCGCCGAGGAGCACCCCGACGCGGTGGTCTCGGTCAGCAGCGAGGTGCTGCGCGAGTACCGCGAGTACGAGCGGGCGATGACCACGCTGGTCGACGCCGCCGTCAAGCCGCGGCTCTCGGCGTACGTCAACAACATCGCCCAGCGCCTGAACTCCTACGCCGGCGAGCGCCCGGTGCCGTTCTACGTGATGAAGTCCAACGGCGGCGTGCTCTCCGCGGCCGAGGTCGTGCACCAGCCGATCACCACCGTGCTCTCCGGCCCGGCGGCCGGCGCCCTCGGCGCGGCCCTGATCGCCCAGGTCGCCGGCTACGACAAGGTGCTGACCAGCGACGGCGGCGGCACCTCCACCGACGTCTCGGTCGTCATCGGCGGCGAGCCGACGCTGACCACCGAGGGCTCGGTCGGCGCGTTCCCCTCCAAGATCCCGATGATCGACGTGGTCACGGTCGGTGCCGGCGGCGGCTCGATCGCCTGGCTCTCGCCCGAGGGCACCCTCAAGGTCGGCCCGCACTCGGCCGGCGCCGACCCGGGCCCGCTGTGTTACGGCAAGGTCGGACCAGAGGAGGGAGCGGTCACCATCACCGACGCTCATCTGGTCCTGGGCCGGATCCCCCCGCACCTGCTCGGCGGTGAGATCCCGCTCGACGTCGAGGCCGCCCGCGCCGGCATCGAGGCCCTCGCCAAGGAGCTCGGCCTCACCCCGGAGGCCTGCGCCACCGGCATCCTCGAGATCTCGGCGTGGAACCAGGCCAACGCGCTGCGCCAGGTCACCGTCAAGCGCGGCCTCGACGTGCGCGACTTCGCGCTGGTCACCTTCGGCGGCTCCGGCTCGCTGCTGCTGTGCCGCCTGATGGACGTGCTCGGCATCCCGACCGTCCTGGTCCCGCCGAACCCGGGCAACGTCTCGGCGTTCGGCCTGCTCACCGTGGACGTCAAGAACGACTACGTGCAGACCCACGTGCGCCTCGCCGAGGCGCTCGACCCGGCCACCGTCACCGGCGTGTACGACGAGCTCAGCGGCCAGGCCGCCGTGGCGCTCGAGGGCGAGGGCTTCGGTCCCGAGGTGCGCTCGTTCGTGCGCACCGCCGACCTGCGCTACTTCGGCCAGGCCTTCGAGGTGCGGGTCCCGGTCCCCGAGGGCGACCTCGACGCGGCCGCGCTCCAGCAGGTCGCCGACGCCTTCCACGCCGAGCACCGCGCGCTCTACGGCTACGACTTCTCCGCCGACCCCAGCCAGCAGGTCGAGTGGGTCAACCTGCGCGTCTCGGGCATCGGCCCGATCAAGCGCCCGGAGATCGCCCGTCACCCGCTCGGCGACGGCGGCCCCGTCGCGGAGCGCAGCCGCCGCGAGGTCTGCTTCGAGGCCGAGACCGGCCACGTCGACACCCCGGTGCTGTGGCGCCCCGACCTGGCCCCCGGCACCGTGGTCCAGGGCCCGGCGATCATCGAGGAGTTCGGCTCCACCGTGCCGCTGCACCCGGGCTTCTCGGCCCGCGTCGACGAGCACCTCAACATCATCGTCACGAGGGAGAGCAACTGA
- a CDS encoding amidase produces MSAPVPDLSVDSPARDMLAALRARSISARELLELHLDRIAERNPEINAIVSLDPDRARTAAAQADQALAAGEEVGPLHGLPFAVKDTHAVGGWRTTYGSPLFADHVPEADELIVERVRRAGVVLMGKTNVPEFAAGSHTFNKVFGVTRNPHDPGRSAGGSSGGAAAALASGMVPLADGSDMGGSLRNPASFCGVVGLRPSTGRVPEWPLYNQWESTSTGGPMARDVRDLALLLGVLAGPDPRAPLALREPGTLFAEPLHGSLSGLRVALSVDLGGAFEVDHEVARVVRDSAAVWTAGGAHVEDAHPDLREADDTFRTLRAWHFQAKLGPLLAAHPGELKESLAANIEAGAPLSGADVARAYTQRTTLAERMRVFFEHHDVLVLPVSQVPPFPVDQEFPTDINGRPQETYLDWMRSAYFITVTGCPAISLPAGRTADGLPVGIQVVAPHGGERRLLEIAAAFEDRVRQRG; encoded by the coding sequence GTGAGCGCGCCCGTGCCAGACCTCAGCGTCGACTCGCCGGCCCGCGACATGCTCGCCGCGCTGCGCGCGCGCAGCATCTCCGCGCGCGAGCTGCTCGAGCTGCACCTGGACCGGATCGCCGAGCGCAACCCCGAGATCAACGCGATCGTCTCCCTCGACCCAGACCGCGCCCGCACGGCGGCGGCCCAGGCCGACCAGGCACTGGCCGCAGGGGAGGAGGTCGGCCCGCTGCACGGGCTGCCGTTCGCGGTCAAGGACACCCATGCCGTCGGCGGCTGGCGCACGACGTACGGCTCGCCGCTGTTCGCCGACCACGTGCCCGAGGCCGACGAGCTGATCGTCGAGCGGGTACGCCGCGCCGGTGTGGTGCTGATGGGCAAGACCAACGTGCCGGAGTTCGCGGCCGGCTCACACACCTTCAACAAGGTCTTCGGCGTCACCCGCAACCCCCACGACCCCGGGCGCTCCGCCGGCGGGTCGAGCGGGGGAGCGGCGGCCGCGCTGGCCTCCGGGATGGTGCCGCTCGCCGACGGCTCCGACATGGGCGGCTCGCTGCGCAACCCCGCGTCGTTCTGCGGGGTCGTGGGGCTGCGGCCCAGCACCGGCCGGGTGCCGGAATGGCCGCTGTACAACCAGTGGGAGTCCACCTCCACCGGCGGGCCGATGGCGCGTGACGTGCGCGACCTCGCGCTCCTGCTCGGGGTGCTGGCCGGACCCGACCCGCGCGCGCCGCTGGCGCTGCGTGAGCCGGGCACGCTGTTCGCCGAGCCGCTGCACGGGAGCCTGTCCGGCCTGCGGGTCGCGCTCTCGGTCGACCTCGGCGGCGCCTTCGAGGTCGACCACGAGGTGGCCCGGGTGGTGCGGGACTCCGCGGCGGTGTGGACCGCCGGCGGGGCCCACGTCGAGGACGCCCACCCCGACCTGCGCGAGGCCGACGACACCTTCCGCACCCTGCGCGCCTGGCACTTCCAGGCCAAGCTCGGCCCGCTGCTCGCCGCGCACCCGGGCGAGCTCAAGGAGTCCCTGGCCGCCAACATCGAGGCCGGCGCCCCGCTCAGCGGAGCCGACGTGGCCCGGGCCTACACCCAGCGCACCACGCTCGCGGAGCGGATGCGGGTGTTCTTCGAGCACCACGACGTGCTGGTGCTGCCGGTCTCGCAGGTCCCGCCGTTCCCGGTCGACCAGGAGTTCCCGACCGACATCAACGGCCGTCCCCAGGAGACCTACCTGGACTGGATGCGCTCGGCGTACTTCATCACCGTCACCGGCTGCCCGGCGATCTCGCTGCCGGCCGGCCGCACCGCCGACGGGCTCCCGGTCGGCATCCAGGTGGTCGCCCCGCACGGCGGCGAGCGCCGCCTGCTCGAGATCGCCGCCGCCTTCGAGGACCGGGTCCGCCAGCGGGGCTGA
- a CDS encoding SRPBCC family protein codes for MKIAGSNVIAAPVERVWDSLLDPAVLVATIPGCERLVATGENAYDMTVTAGVGAIKGTYTGTCRLSDLDQHQSLTMHLRGSGAPGTVDAAVAVRFGAADGGTEVAYEADATVGGMVGGVGQRMLTSVSKRMAAEFFGNVEKAITSGLPTAATPAPAAAAPAEQGAAAAPAAQPAAQPGVFTAPAKAAASGSTEEFVKGIGVGAGLVLVGVVAGALLGRRR; via the coding sequence GTGAAGATCGCCGGTTCCAACGTCATCGCCGCCCCCGTGGAGCGGGTCTGGGACTCCCTGCTCGACCCGGCCGTGCTGGTCGCCACCATCCCGGGCTGCGAGCGGCTCGTCGCCACGGGCGAGAACGCCTACGACATGACCGTCACCGCAGGCGTCGGCGCGATCAAGGGCACCTACACCGGCACCTGCCGGCTCTCCGACCTCGACCAGCACCAGTCGCTCACCATGCACCTGCGCGGCAGCGGCGCGCCCGGCACCGTGGACGCCGCGGTCGCCGTACGGTTCGGCGCCGCGGACGGCGGCACCGAGGTCGCCTACGAGGCCGACGCCACCGTCGGCGGCATGGTCGGCGGCGTCGGCCAGCGGATGCTGACCAGCGTCTCCAAGCGGATGGCCGCAGAGTTCTTCGGCAACGTCGAGAAGGCGATCACCTCGGGTCTGCCCACCGCGGCGACGCCTGCCCCGGCCGCGGCGGCTCCCGCAGAGCAGGGCGCCGCAGCGGCCCCGGCCGCCCAGCCCGCCGCCCAGCCCGGTGTCTTCACCGCCCCGGCCAAGGCGGCAGCCTCCGGGTCCACCGAGGAGTTCGTGAAGGGCATCGGCGTCGGTGCCGGCCTGGTGCTCGTCGGCGTGGTCGCCGGGGCGCTGCTCGGCCGGCGCCGGTGA
- the cutA gene encoding aerobic carbon-monoxide dehydrogenase large subunit gives MTTKLMGQKVQRTEDQRFLRGQGRYVDDVHAHPTTLHAAVLRSPHAHARIVDIDVSDVLDVEGVHVVWTYEDLGPLSPEMAEPLPLLIPHPDLTQGRTQYALARDEVNYVGEAVAFVVAEDRYIAEDALDRIQVTWEVLPAVVGIEASRAAEHLVHEDVPGNVGARSEQNTGDVEAALARAPHRLQLELDIERSACTPLEGRGTVARWDADTNRLQVWTSTQTSTGVRAAVAVKLGLDLGQVDVITPDVGGGFGVKVMHPWPEELLVPLAARLLGRTVKFTEDRREHFISSAHERGQVQHIDVGFDDEGRILGLDVMFWHDHGAYTPYGLIVPIITSTQLLGPYKPEVYRVVFESIYTNTVIVTPYRGAGRPQGCFAMERTMDKIAAYLGKDRTEVRAANFIQPDEFPFDQGLIFQDGRELEYDSGDYPASLEKLKRLIGWDEFPALREKMAAEGRTVGIGLACYVEGTGVGPYEGAHVHIETSGKVKVATGLTTQGQGHATVFAQLVADELGVRFEDVEVVTGDTRRMPYAVGTFASRAAVMSGSAIHLAAKRAKEKALRIAADALEVDEADLEIVDGVVQVKGSPSTRLDLGTVAVLSNPLRYAFDEASKAATQFAVGDPGKPPVAEDDEPGLEGKDFYSPQRATFASGMHAAIVETDPDTAEVTILHYAVVHDCGHLINPMIVEGQIHGGVAQGIGGALYERMAYDSSGQLLNASFMDFLMPYVTEIPDGIDIDHLETPSPLNPLGIKGAGEAGVIPVSAVVAAAIEDAEGFPITAMPISPSDLHTLRQEHTS, from the coding sequence GTGACCACCAAGCTGATGGGCCAGAAGGTCCAGCGCACCGAGGACCAGCGCTTCCTGCGCGGCCAGGGCCGCTACGTCGACGACGTGCACGCCCACCCGACCACGCTGCACGCCGCGGTGCTGCGCAGCCCGCACGCCCACGCCCGCATCGTCGACATCGACGTGTCCGACGTCCTCGACGTCGAGGGCGTGCACGTGGTGTGGACCTACGAGGACCTCGGCCCGCTCTCCCCGGAGATGGCCGAGCCGCTGCCGCTGCTGATCCCGCACCCCGACCTCACCCAGGGCCGCACCCAGTACGCCCTGGCACGCGATGAGGTGAACTACGTCGGCGAGGCCGTCGCGTTCGTGGTCGCCGAGGACCGCTACATCGCCGAGGACGCGCTCGACCGGATCCAGGTGACCTGGGAGGTGCTGCCGGCCGTCGTCGGCATCGAGGCCTCCCGCGCCGCCGAGCACCTGGTCCACGAGGACGTGCCCGGCAACGTCGGCGCCCGCAGCGAGCAGAACACCGGCGACGTCGAGGCCGCCCTGGCCCGCGCGCCGCACCGCCTCCAGCTCGAGCTCGACATCGAGCGCAGCGCCTGCACGCCGCTGGAGGGCCGCGGCACCGTCGCGCGCTGGGACGCCGACACCAACCGCCTGCAGGTGTGGACCTCGACGCAGACCTCGACCGGCGTGCGCGCCGCGGTCGCGGTCAAGCTCGGTCTCGACCTGGGCCAGGTCGACGTGATCACCCCCGACGTCGGCGGCGGCTTCGGCGTCAAGGTGATGCACCCCTGGCCCGAGGAGCTGCTCGTCCCGCTCGCGGCCCGCCTGCTGGGGCGCACCGTGAAGTTCACCGAGGACCGCCGCGAGCACTTCATCTCCTCGGCCCACGAGCGCGGCCAGGTGCAGCACATCGACGTCGGCTTCGACGACGAGGGCCGCATCCTCGGCCTCGACGTGATGTTCTGGCACGACCACGGCGCCTACACGCCGTACGGCCTGATCGTCCCGATCATCACCTCGACCCAGCTGCTCGGGCCCTACAAGCCCGAGGTCTACCGGGTCGTGTTCGAGTCGATCTACACCAACACCGTCATCGTCACGCCGTACCGCGGCGCCGGCCGCCCGCAGGGCTGCTTCGCGATGGAGCGGACGATGGACAAGATCGCGGCGTACCTGGGCAAGGACCGCACCGAGGTGCGCGCCGCCAACTTCATCCAGCCCGACGAGTTCCCCTTCGACCAGGGCCTGATCTTCCAGGACGGCCGGGAGCTGGAGTACGACTCCGGCGACTACCCCGCCTCGCTGGAGAAGCTGAAGAGGCTGATCGGCTGGGATGAGTTCCCCGCTCTGCGCGAGAAGATGGCCGCCGAGGGCCGCACGGTCGGCATCGGCCTGGCCTGCTACGTCGAGGGCACCGGCGTGGGCCCCTACGAGGGCGCCCACGTGCACATCGAGACCAGCGGCAAGGTCAAGGTCGCCACCGGTCTGACCACCCAGGGCCAGGGGCACGCCACCGTCTTCGCCCAGCTGGTCGCCGACGAGCTCGGGGTCCGCTTCGAGGACGTCGAGGTGGTCACCGGCGACACCCGCCGGATGCCGTACGCCGTGGGCACCTTCGCCTCGCGCGCCGCGGTGATGAGCGGCTCGGCGATCCACCTCGCGGCCAAGCGCGCCAAGGAGAAGGCGCTGCGGATCGCCGCCGACGCCCTCGAGGTCGACGAGGCGGACCTGGAGATCGTGGACGGCGTCGTGCAGGTCAAGGGCTCGCCCAGCACCCGTCTCGACCTCGGCACCGTCGCGGTGCTGTCGAACCCGCTGCGCTACGCCTTCGACGAGGCGTCCAAGGCCGCGACGCAGTTCGCGGTCGGCGACCCCGGCAAGCCGCCGGTGGCCGAGGACGACGAGCCGGGCCTGGAGGGCAAGGACTTCTACAGCCCGCAGCGCGCGACGTTCGCCTCCGGCATGCACGCCGCCATCGTCGAGACCGACCCGGACACCGCCGAGGTCACGATCCTGCACTACGCCGTGGTCCACGACTGCGGCCACCTGATCAACCCGATGATCGTCGAGGGCCAGATCCACGGCGGCGTGGCCCAGGGCATCGGGGGAGCGCTCTACGAGCGGATGGCCTATGACTCCTCCGGCCAGCTGCTCAACGCCTCCTTCATGGACTTCCTGATGCCCTACGTCACCGAGATCCCCGACGGCATCGACATCGACCACCTCGAGACGCCGAGCCCGCTCAACCCGCTCGGCATCAAGGGCGCGGGCGAAGCCGGGGTCATCCCGGTCAGCGCGGTCGTGGCGGCCGCGATCGAGGACGCCGAGGGCTTCCCGATCACCGCCATGCCCATCTCGCCCTCCGACCTCCACACCCTGCGTCAGGAGCACACCTCGTGA
- a CDS encoding (2Fe-2S)-binding protein, which produces MSEELHRIRLSVNGVTREVELPARRLLSDALRHDLGLTGTHVGCEHGVCGACTVLVDGRPVRACLMFAVSAVDTEITTVEGLTREDGSLGPVQQAFAECHGLQCGFCTPGFLTTVTACLRENPHPSHDEAREMVAGNLCRCTGYQNIVKAVERAAELADPQHDDQHDDQHDDQQSDAPVEVQP; this is translated from the coding sequence ATGAGCGAGGAACTGCACCGGATCCGACTGAGCGTCAACGGGGTGACCCGGGAGGTGGAGCTGCCCGCGCGACGGCTGCTCTCCGACGCGCTGCGCCACGACCTCGGTCTCACCGGCACCCACGTCGGCTGCGAGCACGGCGTCTGCGGGGCCTGCACGGTGCTCGTCGACGGCCGGCCCGTGCGCGCCTGCCTGATGTTCGCCGTCTCCGCGGTCGACACCGAGATCACCACCGTCGAGGGGCTCACCCGCGAGGACGGCTCGCTCGGGCCGGTCCAGCAGGCGTTCGCTGAGTGCCACGGGCTGCAGTGCGGCTTCTGCACCCCGGGCTTCCTCACCACCGTCACCGCCTGCCTGCGCGAGAACCCCCACCCCTCGCACGACGAGGCCCGCGAGATGGTCGCCGGCAACCTGTGCCGCTGCACCGGCTACCAGAACATCGTCAAGGCCGTCGAGCGCGCCGCCGAGCTCGCCGACCCCCAGCACGACGACCAGCACGACGACCAGCACGACGACCAGCAGTCCGACGCACCCGTGGAGGTCCAGCCGTGA